A window from Toxoplasma gondii ME49 chromosome IX, whole genome shotgun sequence encodes these proteins:
- a CDS encoding hypothetical protein (encoded by transcript TGME49_306070), producing the protein MQITKLKLRTHQLRQQAKAPARRLRNRFNSGDDLHYIDFHQLQIENEQFAAKIEEANREVLRQKSICAKTLQSQVQMKQALLACGEEAKRLTTQIEERKALLRKAKWDVQKAVKEKDASRNNNKRLHIQSRATMKVPLVLDYVANKAAEYDLQQQVKTWRRKVQVAEVEARRAKTSRKRPADPVAVA; encoded by the exons ATGCAGATAACTAAGCTAAAGCTTCGCACGCACCAGTTACGGCAGCAGGCAAAAGCCCCAGCGAGGCGTCTGCGGAACCGGTTCAACTCGGGAGATGACTTGCACTATATCGACTTTCACCAGCTGCAGATTGAGAACGAGCAATTTGCTGCTAAAATTGAAGAAGCAAACCGAGAAGTTCTCCGACAGAAAAGCATCTGCG CAAAAACACTCCAGAGCCAAGTGCAAATGAAACAAGCTCTGCTAGCatgtggagaagaggcgaaacgaCTCACAACGCAaatcgaggagaggaaagctCTGCTACGAAAAGCCAAGTGGGACGTACAGAAGGCAGTGAAGGAAAAGGATGCTTCGAGAAACAATAACAAAAG GCTGCACATCCAATCGCGTGCCACAATGAAGGTACCGCTAGTACTTGATTACGTTGCCAATAAAGCAGCCGAGTACGATCTGCAACAGCAAGTAAAAACATGGAGACGGAAGGTCCAAGTCGCTGAGGTAGAGGCAAGAAGA GCGAAAACCAGCAGAAAGCGCCCTGCGGATCCCGTTGCCGTTGCTTAG